In Mesorhizobium sp., one DNA window encodes the following:
- a CDS encoding cation diffusion facilitator family transporter, whose product MSSKQRVARLAFWSIIIAFAVMGLKFAAWWLTGSVALYSDALESIVNVIAAGAAFWAITVSHKPADQDHQFGHHKAEYFSAVLEGVLIVVAALLIFAEVVRAWQAPAHLEEPGLGLGINAAGAVINAVWAWLLIRIGSAERSPALVADGRHILTDVVTSAGVLAGLLGALATGWLFLDPLLALVVALNILFQGWKVITSSLSGLMDEAVPLEQNIRIREIISANSKGALEVHDLKTRIAGRATFIEFHLIVDSDMKVGDSHAICDRIEDALRQEIPSVRVTIHVEPDDEAKLPIGTAAVPFA is encoded by the coding sequence GTGAGCTCCAAGCAGCGCGTCGCCCGGCTCGCCTTCTGGTCGATCATCATCGCCTTCGCGGTGATGGGGCTGAAGTTCGCCGCCTGGTGGCTCACCGGCTCGGTGGCGCTCTATTCGGACGCGCTGGAATCGATCGTCAACGTGATCGCGGCGGGGGCGGCGTTCTGGGCGATCACGGTCAGCCACAAGCCGGCCGACCAGGACCACCAGTTCGGCCATCACAAGGCGGAGTATTTTTCCGCCGTGCTGGAAGGGGTGCTGATCGTCGTCGCCGCCTTGCTGATCTTCGCCGAGGTGGTTCGCGCCTGGCAGGCGCCGGCTCACCTGGAGGAGCCAGGCCTTGGTCTTGGCATCAACGCGGCGGGTGCTGTGATCAACGCCGTCTGGGCCTGGCTGCTGATCCGCATCGGCAGCGCGGAACGGTCGCCTGCGCTGGTCGCCGACGGGCGTCACATCCTGACCGACGTCGTCACCTCGGCCGGGGTGCTCGCCGGCCTGCTCGGAGCCCTCGCCACGGGCTGGCTCTTCCTCGACCCGCTGCTCGCGCTCGTCGTGGCGCTCAACATCCTGTTCCAGGGCTGGAAGGTCATCACCTCCTCGCTCAGCGGGCTGATGGACGAAGCCGTTCCGCTCGAGCAGAACATCCGCATCCGCGAAATTATCTCGGCCAATTCCAAGGGCGCGCTCGAGGTGCACGACCTGAAGACGCGCATCGCCGGGCGGGCGACCTTCATCGAGTTCCACCTGATCGTCGATTCGGACATGAAAGTCGGCGATTCGCATGCGATCTGCGACCGCATCGAGGACGCGCTCAGACAGGAGATCCCGAGCGTGCGGGTGACGATCCATGTCGAGCCGGACGACGAGGCGAAGCTGCCGATCGGGACGGCGGCGGTGCCTTTCGCGTAA
- a CDS encoding AbrB family transcriptional regulator, producing MRPEQADPTSPLPKPGWWALLAGLSIILSVLFEWVDLPAGLLIGPMIAGIVVGVLGARLSLPPLVSRAALAIIGCLIAASLEPALFAALAGDWPILLGATLATLVASGALGGLIARFGILPGTTAIWGSAPGAASAMVLMADAFGADARLVAFMQYVRVIMVSVAAALIARLFVDTSGIEAPDVVWFPALEWSAFSTTLLVAAVGLGGAWLARLPAMMFLGPLVVGIVAHAGFGLPLQLPHWLLAVSYVLVGWSIGLRFDRKVLAHAGRSLPQVMLAVLVLIGFCGGVAWVLTKLLGIDPLTAYLATSPGGMDSVAVIAAASGSVDMAFVMSMQMMRFLIVLLIGPPVARWFAERIRVPD from the coding sequence ATGCGACCAGAGCAGGCCGATCCGACATCTCCTCTTCCGAAGCCGGGCTGGTGGGCCTTGCTGGCGGGGCTTTCCATCATCCTTTCGGTGCTGTTCGAATGGGTGGACCTGCCGGCGGGACTGTTGATCGGCCCCATGATCGCAGGCATCGTCGTCGGCGTCCTTGGCGCCAGGCTCAGCCTGCCGCCGCTCGTGTCGCGCGCGGCCCTGGCGATCATCGGTTGCCTGATCGCGGCATCGCTCGAGCCGGCCCTGTTCGCGGCGCTGGCCGGCGACTGGCCGATCCTGCTTGGTGCGACCCTTGCCACTCTGGTCGCGAGCGGCGCGCTGGGCGGGCTCATCGCCCGTTTCGGCATCCTTCCCGGCACGACCGCGATCTGGGGCTCGGCGCCGGGTGCGGCGTCCGCGATGGTGCTGATGGCCGATGCCTTCGGCGCGGATGCGCGTCTCGTCGCCTTCATGCAATATGTCCGCGTCATCATGGTGTCGGTCGCCGCCGCGCTGATCGCGCGCCTTTTCGTCGACACGTCGGGGATCGAGGCGCCTGACGTCGTCTGGTTTCCGGCACTCGAATGGAGCGCGTTCTCCACGACCCTTCTCGTCGCGGCCGTCGGCTTGGGCGGAGCGTGGCTGGCGCGGTTGCCGGCCATGATGTTTCTCGGCCCGCTTGTGGTGGGCATCGTCGCGCATGCTGGCTTCGGCCTGCCGCTGCAACTGCCGCACTGGCTGCTCGCCGTGAGCTATGTGCTCGTGGGCTGGTCGATCGGCCTGCGCTTCGACCGCAAGGTGCTCGCGCATGCTGGCCGCTCGCTGCCGCAGGTGATGCTCGCCGTCCTGGTGCTCATCGGCTTCTGCGGCGGCGTCGCCTGGGTGCTGACGAAACTGCTCGGCATCGACCCGCTGACGGCCTATCTCGCGACCAGTCCCGGCGGCATGGATTCGGTCGCGGTCATCGCGGCGGCCTCTGGGAGCGTCGACATGGCCTTCGTGATGTCGATGCAGATGATGCGCTTCCTGATCGTCCTGCTGATCGGCCCGCCCGTGGCGCGGTGGTTCGCCGAGCGGATCCGCGTTCCCGATTGA
- the leuA gene encoding 2-isopropylmalate synthase, protein MPDASRKYQPYPVIDIPDRTWPSKRIEKAPIWCSVDLRDGNQALIDPMGHDRKARMFRLLLDMGFKEIEIGFPSASQTDFDFARWAIEEGGVPRDVSLQVLVQCRPELIARTFEALKGAHRPIVHFYNSTSELQRRVVFEKDVKGIKQIATDAAKMITDMAAKAGGGFRFEYSPESFTGTELDVALEICNAVTEIVDPTPDNKLILNLPATVEMSTPNIYADMIEWMSRKLDRRDSIILSLHPHNDRGTGIAATELGLMAGADRVEGTLFGNGERTGNVDIVTLALNMYTQGLDPELDCTDITRMKDVFEYSNQMKIPERHPYVGELVYTAFSGSHQDAINKGMKALKKANKELWEVPYLPIDPKDVGRTYEAIIRINSQSGKGGIAYVLQADYGLNLPRNLQVEFSQHIQSITDAEGKEVPAKRIYDSFIERYVDQPRGRLKFVDHQTFSDPDNRQRRRIEATILDRGREVTITGSGTGPIDAFVDALSRHIGIDMSVLDYSEHSMQRGSNAAAISYVEMEHPGGRLFGAGINTNIVAASLEAVVSAANRILDGQGGKA, encoded by the coding sequence ATGCCGGATGCCTCGCGCAAATATCAGCCCTATCCCGTCATCGACATTCCCGACCGCACCTGGCCGTCGAAGCGCATCGAGAAGGCGCCGATCTGGTGCTCGGTCGATCTGCGCGACGGCAACCAGGCTCTGATCGACCCGATGGGCCACGACCGCAAGGCGCGGATGTTCCGCCTGTTGCTCGACATGGGCTTCAAGGAGATCGAGATCGGCTTTCCGTCGGCCTCGCAGACCGATTTCGACTTCGCCCGCTGGGCGATCGAGGAAGGCGGCGTGCCGCGGGACGTCTCGCTGCAGGTCCTGGTGCAATGCCGGCCTGAGCTGATTGCCCGCACCTTCGAGGCGCTCAAGGGCGCACACCGCCCGATCGTCCATTTCTACAACTCGACCAGCGAGTTGCAGCGCCGCGTCGTGTTCGAGAAGGACGTGAAGGGCATCAAGCAGATCGCCACCGATGCGGCGAAGATGATCACCGACATGGCTGCCAAGGCCGGCGGCGGCTTCCGTTTCGAATATTCGCCGGAAAGCTTCACCGGCACGGAACTCGACGTGGCGTTGGAGATCTGCAACGCGGTGACCGAGATCGTCGATCCGACGCCGGACAACAAGCTGATCCTGAACCTGCCGGCGACCGTCGAGATGTCGACGCCCAACATCTATGCCGACATGATCGAATGGATGAGCCGCAAACTCGACAGGCGCGACTCGATCATCCTGTCGCTGCATCCGCACAACGACCGCGGCACGGGCATCGCGGCAACCGAATTGGGGCTGATGGCGGGCGCGGACCGCGTCGAGGGCACGCTGTTCGGCAATGGCGAGCGCACCGGCAATGTGGACATCGTGACGCTGGCACTGAACATGTACACGCAGGGCCTCGACCCCGAACTGGACTGCACCGACATCACCCGGATGAAGGACGTGTTCGAGTATTCGAACCAGATGAAGATCCCGGAGCGCCATCCTTACGTCGGCGAACTGGTCTACACGGCTTTCTCCGGCTCGCACCAGGACGCCATCAACAAGGGCATGAAGGCGCTCAAGAAGGCGAACAAGGAGCTGTGGGAAGTTCCCTACCTGCCGATCGACCCAAAGGATGTCGGCCGCACCTACGAGGCGATCATCCGCATCAACTCGCAGTCCGGCAAGGGCGGCATCGCCTATGTGTTGCAGGCCGACTACGGGCTGAACCTGCCGCGCAATCTGCAGGTCGAGTTCTCGCAGCACATCCAGTCGATCACCGACGCCGAGGGCAAGGAAGTTCCGGCCAAGCGCATCTACGACAGCTTCATCGAACGCTATGTCGACCAGCCCAGGGGCCGTCTCAAGTTCGTCGACCACCAGACCTTCTCGGATCCGGACAACCGCCAGCGCCGCAGGATCGAGGCGACCATCCTCGACCGGGGCAGGGAAGTGACGATCACCGGCTCCGGCACCGGGCCGATCGACGCCTTCGTCGACGCGCTGTCGCGCCATATCGGCATCGACATGTCGGTGCTCGACTATTCGGAACACTCGATGCAGCGCGGCTCCAACGCGGCCGCGATCTCCTATGTCGAGATGGAGCACCCGGGCGGCCGGCTGTTCGGCGCCGGCATCAACACCAACATCGTCGCCGCCTCGCTCGAGGCGGTCGTGTCGG